From Prevotella melaninogenica, the proteins below share one genomic window:
- a CDS encoding helix-turn-helix domain-containing protein: MTIEFCAINKPEDWMEMVAEQFGTSVINDGFTIPSSIGSGFFKQYYPLPWLTLTYISFVAYEPITMIRRSVENSKWIPVMFYINEHKHEQIIGTSTKTVGVDTLDGIFMPSSSIPTEWSFPPKKRYENITLTFNKDWIEKIDAAHETYIGRLLQSDKAFYLFETITPAMQQVLDNIKSITEIDNPFSTLHLHGKTMELLTMFLEKLEKRSEVKSLANLNLNDVESVFRVRRQILQSLSNVPSIPELAREANMSSSKLQKCFKQVIGKAIAEYALSEKMKWAKRLLSTRLYSVSEVGYKVGYTNLSHFTEAFCKYHRMKPKQYLDSL; encoded by the coding sequence ATGACCATAGAATTTTGTGCAATCAATAAGCCTGAAGATTGGATGGAAATGGTTGCCGAACAATTTGGCACATCAGTAATAAACGATGGATTTACCATTCCTTCTTCTATTGGTAGTGGATTCTTCAAACAATATTATCCTCTGCCATGGCTAACATTGACTTATATCAGTTTCGTAGCATACGAGCCGATAACTATGATACGTCGCTCGGTAGAAAACTCGAAATGGATTCCTGTCATGTTCTATATCAATGAGCATAAACACGAGCAGATAATTGGAACAAGTACAAAAACGGTCGGAGTGGACACGCTCGATGGCATTTTCATGCCTTCAAGTAGCATCCCGACTGAGTGGAGTTTTCCTCCAAAGAAACGATACGAAAATATTACACTGACTTTCAATAAGGATTGGATTGAAAAGATTGATGCAGCACATGAAACCTATATCGGTCGGCTTCTCCAATCGGACAAGGCTTTTTATTTGTTTGAGACCATTACACCTGCAATGCAACAGGTCTTGGATAACATTAAGTCTATAACTGAAATCGACAATCCTTTTTCAACGCTTCATTTGCATGGAAAAACTATGGAATTACTGACAATGTTCCTTGAAAAGCTCGAAAAACGTTCGGAAGTAAAATCTCTTGCCAACCTAAACTTGAATGATGTTGAATCAGTATTCCGTGTTCGTCGCCAGATTCTTCAAAGTCTCAGTAATGTACCGAGTATTCCCGAATTGGCGCGTGAAGCCAATATGAGCAGTTCCAAATTACAAAAGTGCTTCAAGCAGGTTATTGGAAAAGCCATCGCAGAATATGCCCTATCCGAAAAGATGAAATGGGCAAAACGACTGCTTTCCACTCGCCTCTACTCGGTGTCAGAAGTAGGCTATAAAGTTGGATATACTAACCTCAGTCATTTCACAGAGGCTTTCTGCAAATATCACAGGATGAAACCTAAGCAATATCTTGATTCATTATAA